In Oscillatoria acuminata PCC 6304, a single window of DNA contains:
- a CDS encoding alpha/beta fold hydrolase has translation MLVESPTQTQFYTWKTYRCAYQLYPGDDSQIPLVLIHPIGVGLSGNFWYRFCQEWYQAGNTNPIYNPDLLGCGDSDMPRVTYTPQDWAEQVLFFIKTVVKKPVIIVTQGALFPVAIKLVQLDKELPSEESPWIKKLALSGPPGWKIMTREGSPVQNKLRWNLLFDTPLGTAFYRYARSRKFLKSFSIKQLFENPDSVDDNWLNMLKKGAANLETRHAVFAFLAGFWREDYEQAIATIQQPTLVVIGQNTSNISREGLKETPDERLAAYLNALPNGKGVKINGRNVLPYEATAEFVQAIVPFIREG, from the coding sequence ATACCTGGAAAACCTATCGATGCGCTTATCAACTTTATCCCGGGGATGACTCCCAAATTCCCTTAGTGTTAATTCATCCGATTGGAGTGGGTTTATCCGGTAATTTTTGGTATCGGTTTTGCCAGGAATGGTATCAAGCTGGAAATACCAATCCCATTTACAATCCGGATTTACTCGGCTGTGGGGATAGCGATATGCCTCGGGTGACTTATACTCCCCAAGATTGGGCGGAACAAGTCTTGTTTTTTATCAAAACTGTGGTTAAAAAGCCGGTGATTATCGTTACTCAAGGGGCTTTGTTTCCGGTGGCGATTAAATTAGTACAACTGGACAAAGAATTACCCTCAGAGGAAAGTCCGTGGATTAAAAAACTGGCATTATCTGGCCCTCCCGGGTGGAAAATCATGACCCGAGAAGGGTCACCTGTACAAAATAAACTCCGGTGGAATTTGTTATTTGATACGCCCTTGGGAACGGCTTTTTATCGGTATGCCCGCAGTCGCAAGTTTTTGAAGTCGTTTTCGATTAAACAACTGTTTGAAAATCCTGATTCTGTGGATGATAATTGGCTGAATATGTTGAAAAAAGGGGCAGCAAATTTGGAAACTAGACACGCCGTTTTTGCTTTTCTGGCTGGATTTTGGAGGGAAGATTATGAACAGGCGATCGCCACCATTCAGCAACCAACATTAGTGGTGATTGGGCAAAATACCTCTAATATTAGCCGGGAAGGATTAAAGGAAACTCCGGATGAGCGATTGGCGGCTTATTTGAATGCCTTACCGAATGGGAAAGGGGTAAAAATTAATGGCCGAAATGTTTTACCCTATGAAGCAACCGCTGAATTTGTCCAGGCGATCGTGCCCTTTATTCGGGAAGGATAA
- a CDS encoding pentapeptide repeat-containing protein: MTKINTRIISSTIALLGAGFFVGCSQPIVRQQPDGEPIAQRGARSEAVNRLLSTRECSGCDLQSVDLEKADLSGVDLSNANLTNADLEEANLTGANLSTADLTNADLEEANLTDANLQNTNFTSADLEDAILTNANVTGADFTGADLDSVIGLTR, encoded by the coding sequence ATGACAAAAATCAATACAAGAATTATATCCAGTACGATCGCACTCCTCGGCGCGGGCTTTTTCGTGGGTTGTAGTCAACCCATTGTTCGTCAGCAACCGGACGGTGAACCTATTGCTCAACGAGGCGCTCGCAGTGAGGCGGTGAATCGACTACTGTCCACTCGGGAATGTTCAGGGTGTGATCTCCAAAGCGTTGATTTGGAAAAAGCTGACCTCAGCGGCGTTGATTTGAGCAATGCTAACTTAACCAATGCCGACTTAGAAGAAGCCAATTTAACAGGTGCTAACCTGAGCACTGCTGACTTAACCAATGCCGACTTAGAAGAAGCCAATTTGACCGATGCCAATTTACAAAATACTAATTTTACCAGCGCTGATTTAGAAGACGCCATCCTCACGAATGCAAATGTGACAGGTGCTGACTTTACGGGAGCAGACTTAGACAGTGTAATCGGATTAACCCGATAA
- a CDS encoding NAD(P)H-quinone oxidoreductase subunit J: MPEEKKETQGSEEKIVPTGKISKWLTENGFQHEALEPDHVGVEILKVDAQFLIPLSTALYAYGFNYLQCQCGYDPGPGQELVSMYHLIKVSDFADRPDEVRIKVFVPRENPTVPSVYWIWKSADFQERESYDMYGIVYEGHPNLKRILMPEDWIGWPLRKDYISPEFYELQDAY; the protein is encoded by the coding sequence GTGCCTGAAGAAAAGAAAGAAACCCAAGGGTCTGAAGAGAAAATTGTCCCCACGGGCAAAATTTCTAAATGGTTGACTGAAAATGGCTTTCAACATGAAGCCTTAGAACCGGATCATGTGGGGGTAGAAATCCTCAAAGTTGATGCCCAATTTTTGATTCCCTTATCCACGGCACTCTATGCCTACGGATTCAATTATCTCCAATGTCAGTGCGGTTACGATCCAGGTCCGGGACAAGAATTGGTGAGTATGTATCACTTAATTAAGGTCTCAGACTTTGCCGATCGCCCGGATGAAGTTCGCATCAAAGTGTTCGTTCCCAGAGAAAATCCCACCGTGCCATCGGTTTACTGGATCTGGAAATCCGCCGATTTCCAGGAACGGGAATCCTATGATATGTATGGCATCGTTTATGAAGGACATCCGAATTTAAAGCGGATTTTGATGCCGGAAGATTGGATTGGTTGGCCGTTGCGGAAGGATTATATTTCCCCGGAATTTTACGAGTTACAAGACGCTTATTAA
- a CDS encoding NADH dehydrogenase subunit K — protein MVMKSNSTPPNLSEGRLINPIARPEVTQELSENVILTTVDDLHNWARLSSLWPLMYGTACCFIEFAALIGSRFDFDRFGLVPRSSPRQADLIITAGTITMKYAPILVRLYEQMPEPKYVIAMGACTITGGMFSADSPTAVRGVDKLIPVDVYMPGCPPRPEAVIDAIIKLRKKISNDAIQERGQIKQSHRYYTRQHNMKAVDPILTGTYLQSATRQNPPKELTEAIGMPVPPALKASQKKEEKRA, from the coding sequence ATGGTCATGAAATCTAATTCAACTCCCCCAAATCTGAGTGAGGGACGGCTCATCAACCCGATCGCCAGACCGGAAGTCACTCAGGAACTCTCAGAAAATGTCATCCTCACCACCGTTGATGACCTCCACAACTGGGCTAGACTCTCTAGCTTGTGGCCCCTGATGTACGGCACTGCCTGCTGTTTCATCGAATTTGCCGCCTTAATCGGGTCCCGGTTTGACTTCGATCGCTTCGGGTTGGTCCCCCGTTCCAGCCCCCGTCAAGCGGATTTAATCATTACTGCCGGCACGATTACCATGAAATATGCACCGATTTTGGTGCGGCTGTATGAGCAAATGCCGGAACCGAAATATGTAATCGCAATGGGCGCTTGCACCATTACCGGCGGGATGTTTTCGGCAGATTCACCGACCGCAGTGCGTGGCGTGGATAAACTGATTCCGGTAGATGTCTATATGCCGGGGTGTCCTCCCCGTCCCGAAGCGGTGATTGATGCCATCATCAAACTGCGCAAGAAAATCTCCAATGATGCGATCCAGGAACGGGGTCAGATTAAGCAGTCCCACCGCTACTACACTCGCCAGCACAATATGAAGGCGGTTGACCCGATTCTGACCGGGACTTATTTGCAGTCTGCCACGCGCCAAAACCCACCGAAGGAGTTAACCGAGGCGATCGGAATGCCCGTACCTCCGGCCCTCAAAGCGAGTCAGAAGAAGGAGGAAAAACGTGCCTGA
- the ndhC gene encoding photosynthetic/respiratory NAD(P)H-quinone oxidoreductase subunit C, with product MFVLSGYEYLLGFLLVCSLVPILALSTSRLVRPKATSPERRTTYESGVEPIGGAWIQFNIRYYMFALVFVVFDVETVFLYPWAVAFHRLGVLAFIEALIFITILVIALVYAWRKGALEWS from the coding sequence GTGTTTGTCCTCTCCGGCTACGAATATCTCCTGGGTTTCCTGTTAGTTTGCAGTCTAGTCCCGATCCTGGCCCTCAGTACATCGAGATTAGTTAGACCCAAAGCAACCTCTCCTGAACGGCGAACCACCTATGAATCCGGCGTCGAACCCATTGGCGGGGCATGGATCCAGTTTAATATCCGCTACTATATGTTTGCCCTCGTCTTTGTGGTCTTTGATGTGGAGACCGTCTTTCTGTATCCCTGGGCTGTCGCATTCCACCGACTCGGAGTGTTGGCCTTTATTGAAGCCCTAATTTTTATCACAATCCTTGTGATTGCTCTCGTGTATGCATGGCGTAAAGGAGCCTTAGAATGGTCATGA
- a CDS encoding rubredoxin, producing the protein MWSLGGGDREDSTCNRYEWKAVHYYVIIFNIVLMFGPSHPLSSMNTEEAVQPEELDQYECRSCGYVYEPEKGDGRKIAPETAFTEVPLTWRCPVCGAKPTQFSNIGPKGTASGFKENYGFGLGANTLTGAQKNVLIFSALALGFIFFLSLYGLR; encoded by the coding sequence ATGTGGAGCCTTGGTGGGGGCGATCGCGAAGATTCAACCTGTAACCGTTATGAATGGAAAGCGGTTCACTACTATGTCATAATCTTTAACATCGTTTTAATGTTTGGACCTTCCCATCCTTTGAGTTCGATGAACACTGAAGAAGCCGTTCAACCTGAAGAACTAGATCAGTATGAATGCCGCTCATGCGGCTATGTTTATGAACCCGAAAAGGGGGATGGCCGTAAAATTGCGCCGGAAACAGCGTTTACGGAGGTTCCCCTGACTTGGCGCTGCCCGGTTTGTGGGGCCAAACCCACACAATTTAGTAACATTGGACCGAAAGGAACCGCCTCGGGGTTTAAGGAAAATTACGGCTTTGGGTTGGGGGCCAATACCCTAACTGGGGCGCAGAAAAATGTCTTGATTTTTAGTGCCTTGGCACTCGGATTCATCTTTTTTCTGAGTTTGTATGGTTTACGCTAA
- a CDS encoding photosynthesis system II assembly factor Ycf48 has protein sequence MDSILKSLKRIVALLAVVLLCVSCSKVPSVSYNPWNVVPLPTEANLNDISFTNDLQHGWLVGSEATLLETADGGETWELKQLGLDDERSRLNSVSFAGSEGWIVGEPSILLHTTDTGKSWEQIALSDKLPGSPLTIVALGSKSAEMTTNVGAIYRTQDGGKTWKAMVEEAVGVIRNLDRSADGKYIAVSAKGNFFSMWEPGQSAWVPHNRNSSRRIQNMGFSADGRLWMLARGGQLQFSTPEDPENWDEAIYPEFSTSWGLLDLAYRTPDELWIGGGSGNLLQSTDGGITWKKDREVEDVPSNFYKVLFLNEETGFAIGQRGILLKYQGTSEAA, from the coding sequence ATGGACTCCATCTTAAAAAGTTTGAAACGAATTGTTGCATTGCTTGCGGTTGTCCTACTCTGTGTCAGTTGCAGCAAGGTCCCCTCTGTAAGTTACAACCCTTGGAATGTCGTCCCTTTACCCACAGAAGCTAACCTGAATGACATTAGCTTTACCAATGACCTCCAGCATGGATGGTTAGTGGGCTCTGAAGCGACGTTGCTGGAAACTGCCGATGGTGGAGAAACCTGGGAACTCAAGCAGTTAGGCTTGGATGACGAACGTTCGCGCTTGAATTCGGTGAGTTTTGCTGGGTCAGAGGGATGGATCGTCGGTGAACCTTCAATTTTGCTGCATACTACAGATACGGGAAAATCTTGGGAACAAATTGCACTCAGCGACAAGCTCCCGGGTAGTCCTTTAACCATTGTTGCTCTGGGTTCTAAGTCGGCGGAGATGACCACCAATGTCGGGGCGATCTATCGCACCCAAGATGGTGGAAAAACCTGGAAAGCAATGGTAGAAGAGGCGGTTGGGGTGATTCGAAATCTCGATCGCTCGGCGGATGGTAAATATATCGCCGTCTCTGCCAAAGGAAACTTCTTTTCCATGTGGGAACCGGGTCAAAGTGCCTGGGTCCCTCATAATCGCAACAGTTCCCGACGCATCCAAAATATGGGATTTTCCGCTGATGGTCGTTTGTGGATGTTGGCTCGGGGTGGACAGTTGCAATTTAGCACCCCAGAGGACCCGGAAAACTGGGACGAAGCGATCTATCCTGAGTTTTCGACAAGCTGGGGACTGCTGGATTTAGCTTATCGCACCCCAGATGAACTGTGGATTGGGGGCGGCAGTGGCAACTTACTCCAGAGTACCGATGGCGGCATCACCTGGAAAAAAGACCGTGAGGTAGAGGATGTGCCTTCTAATTTTTACAAGGTCCTGTTCCTGAATGAAGAGACAGGTTTTGCGATCGGTCAGCGTGGGATTCTGTTGAAATATCAAGGGACCTCGGAAGCTGCCTAA
- the psbE gene encoding cytochrome b559 subunit alpha, whose product MSTGSTGERPFSDIVTSIRYWVIHSITIPALFIAGWLFVSTGLAYDAFGTPRPNEYFSQERLELPIVQDRFNAKDQIDDLIIK is encoded by the coding sequence ATGTCTACAGGCTCGACTGGAGAACGTCCGTTTTCTGATATTGTTACCAGCATTCGCTATTGGGTGATTCACAGCATCACCATTCCGGCCTTATTTATCGCCGGTTGGCTGTTTGTGAGCACTGGGTTAGCCTACGATGCCTTTGGCACCCCTCGTCCGAACGAATATTTCAGCCAAGAACGCTTGGAACTGCCGATCGTTCAGGATCGCTTTAATGCGAAAGACCAGATTGACGACTTGATTATTAAGTAA
- the psbF gene encoding cytochrome b559 subunit beta, with protein MTTNRSNEPISYPIFTVRWIAVHTLAVPTVFFLGAIAAMQFIQR; from the coding sequence GTGACCACAAATCGTTCAAACGAGCCCATTTCTTATCCCATTTTTACCGTTCGCTGGATAGCTGTTCATACCCTAGCGGTTCCGACGGTATTCTTCCTGGGTGCGATCGCGGCGATGCAGTTCATTCAACGATAA
- a CDS encoding photosystem II reaction center protein L: protein MPTRSSNPNKQPVELNRTSLYLGLLLVFVLGILFSSYFFN, encoded by the coding sequence ATGCCAACTCGCAGTTCTAATCCCAACAAACAACCTGTTGAACTTAACCGGACTTCCCTCTATTTGGGCTTACTTCTGGTTTTCGTTCTCGGAATTCTGTTTTCCAGTTATTTCTTCAACTAA
- a CDS encoding photosystem II reaction center protein J has translation MSGETRIPLWIIGTIAGMGVLTVVGLFFYGAYVGVGSSM, from the coding sequence ATGTCTGGAGAAACAAGAATTCCTTTGTGGATTATCGGGACGATCGCCGGGATGGGTGTCCTCACGGTTGTGGGTCTGTTCTTCTATGGTGCCTACGTTGGTGTAGGTTCCTCCATGTAG
- a CDS encoding filamentous hemagglutinin N-terminal domain-containing protein, whose protein sequence is MPGRLQFRSRSPHSVKAIALYFTALSMGSFASEPATAQIIPDSTLPNNSVVVPNGNSITIEGGTESGVNLFHSFSEFSVPTNTEAFFNNSSTLQNIFTRITGSNLSEIDGLIRANGLANLFVLNPNGMVFGPNARLNIGGSFIGSTANSLQFPDGSTFSASIPNAPPLLTMSVPVGLQFNSNAGNIQVQGTGNPDIVPSNPQGMGVAPGQTFALVGGNVSLNGAVVTVPSGRIEIGGVTNGEVDVVPTPGGMVLGYDRVAEFGNIQLSDRSSLFNPAVADNPIAGIQVVGKNIGLERSQIVAVTPGTFNSGTIAISASESLSLSGVDSIFPFSSWIVNQVLESATGNSGPVIVNAPVTTLTDGSRIQTVSLGAGNAGNVTVNAEKLAIAGFAIPPTGIPDINEIDRRTLLDRNLNSRIGSENFASGSGGEITVNATEINFTDGGQIATLAGSTSTGNGANVTVTANSIAGDNAVAYNPLLFSGIFSYLVGAGQGGSVNISAVEITMTNGAQMGTWNEGPGRGGDLSVTASESIVLQKVNPLIPVFATGLFVTTSDTGEGGNMSVSTPRLTLTEGAGVSSIVFSQVVGPPLPNAGQGNGGDVRVNADTIVMSGATPLNPENVTLMGSITFGAGDAGNVSISTRRLQVDGGAALMSLVIPSLSILGEPIPGSGTGNGGNLTIQATEEINVVGANPFIESPSLVGLPTFGSGNVGELQVTSSRISLKDGGLMGAFTTGTGNAGRITVNASEIEIVGVSSDGFFESKMGSDAFQATPDLQQAFFSPPVPTGNTGEVTINADRITISHGGTITVNHAGTGNAGTLQINASSISVDRQGSIAATTASGRGGNVELNVQNALILTNNGRISVEALGDGDDGGNVAIAASTIVALENSLIRANAVSGKGGNINIVTQGLFLSPESQISASSELGLDGTINVQEPALDPASGLVELADNPTDPSDRIVSGCTAQEGSRFVLTGRGGLPENPNQPFMGSAVWHDLRPLAVDGELHSPQPASQSPVAIKAEPLVETTGWAIDDRGNLVLTATPTNRYRLFSESCSTSSPD, encoded by the coding sequence ATGCCGGGGCGACTTCAATTCCGATCGCGATCTCCGCATTCCGTTAAAGCGATCGCACTCTATTTTACCGCACTGTCAATGGGGAGTTTTGCCTCAGAGCCTGCCACTGCCCAAATTATCCCCGACAGTACCTTACCGAACAATTCTGTGGTGGTTCCCAATGGCAACAGCATCACCATTGAAGGCGGTACGGAAAGCGGCGTCAATTTATTTCACAGTTTTTCAGAATTTTCAGTCCCCACCAACACCGAAGCCTTTTTTAACAATTCTTCCACCCTTCAAAATATTTTTACTCGGATTACCGGCAGCAATCTTTCCGAAATCGATGGATTAATTCGGGCCAATGGGTTGGCCAATTTATTTGTACTCAATCCCAATGGGATGGTCTTTGGTCCCAATGCGAGGCTAAATATTGGAGGTTCATTTATTGGCAGTACCGCTAACAGCTTGCAATTTCCCGATGGCAGCACGTTTAGCGCCAGTATCCCCAACGCCCCGCCTTTATTAACCATGAGCGTTCCGGTAGGATTGCAATTTAATTCTAATGCCGGTAATATCCAAGTTCAAGGCACTGGAAATCCCGATATTGTTCCGAGTAATCCTCAAGGAATGGGGGTCGCCCCCGGACAGACATTTGCCTTGGTAGGGGGAAATGTTTCTCTCAATGGGGCAGTGGTAACGGTGCCGTCGGGACGAATTGAAATCGGTGGCGTAACGAATGGGGAAGTCGATGTCGTACCCACTCCTGGAGGGATGGTGTTGGGATACGATCGCGTGGCGGAATTTGGTAACATTCAACTGAGCGATCGCAGTTCCTTATTCAATCCAGCCGTAGCAGACAATCCCATTGCCGGAATCCAAGTGGTCGGAAAAAATATCGGCTTAGAGCGATCGCAAATTGTGGCGGTGACTCCCGGAACTTTTAATAGTGGCACTATTGCAATTTCTGCCAGCGAATCTCTCAGCTTATCCGGCGTCGATTCAATTTTTCCTTTTAGTTCCTGGATCGTCAACCAAGTGCTGGAAAGCGCTACCGGAAACAGTGGCCCCGTGATTGTGAATGCCCCAGTAACTACCCTCACCGACGGTTCTCGGATTCAAACCGTAAGTTTAGGGGCGGGGAACGCTGGAAACGTCACCGTCAATGCAGAAAAACTGGCGATCGCGGGGTTTGCAATTCCTCCTACGGGCATTCCAGATATCAACGAAATCGATCGCCGCACTCTATTAGACCGCAATCTTAACAGTCGCATTGGGAGCGAAAATTTTGCCAGCGGATCCGGTGGAGAAATTACCGTCAATGCCACAGAGATCAACTTCACCGATGGCGGACAAATTGCCACCCTTGCCGGTTCCACCTCTACGGGAAATGGTGCAAATGTGACCGTGACTGCAAATTCCATCGCTGGAGATAATGCCGTTGCCTATAATCCCTTACTCTTTAGTGGTATTTTTAGTTACTTAGTGGGTGCAGGCCAAGGCGGCAGTGTCAATATTTCTGCTGTGGAAATCACGATGACCAATGGCGCACAGATGGGAACCTGGAATGAAGGACCCGGACGCGGGGGAGATCTCAGCGTTACTGCCTCAGAGTCGATTGTGCTGCAAAAAGTGAATCCCCTGATCCCGGTGTTTGCTACTGGACTATTTGTCACCACGAGCGATACAGGAGAAGGAGGCAACATGAGCGTTTCCACGCCGCGTTTAACCCTTACAGAAGGGGCGGGTGTGAGTTCGATCGTATTTTCACAAGTGGTGGGACCGCCTTTACCCAATGCCGGACAGGGAAATGGAGGAGATGTGCGGGTGAATGCCGATACCATTGTGATGAGTGGGGCAACGCCGTTGAATCCAGAAAATGTCACCCTGATGGGAAGTATTACCTTCGGAGCTGGAGATGCTGGGAATGTGTCAATTTCGACGCGCAGGCTACAAGTAGACGGAGGTGCGGCCCTAATGTCGTTGGTGATTCCTTCCCTGTCGATATTGGGAGAACCGATTCCCGGTTCCGGAACCGGGAATGGGGGCAATCTGACGATTCAGGCGACCGAAGAAATCAACGTGGTGGGGGCGAATCCATTTATCGAGTCGCCGAGTTTGGTGGGGTTGCCAACCTTTGGATCGGGAAATGTGGGAGAACTACAGGTGACGAGCAGTCGGATTAGCCTCAAAGATGGGGGGTTGATGGGTGCATTTACCACTGGGACGGGAAATGCCGGTCGGATTACCGTGAATGCTTCGGAAATTGAAATCGTTGGGGTTTCCAGTGACGGTTTTTTTGAATCTAAAATGGGGTCGGATGCTTTCCAAGCGACGCCAGATTTGCAGCAAGCATTTTTTAGCCCGCCGGTTCCTACAGGAAATACGGGAGAAGTGACGATCAATGCCGATCGCATCACGATCAGCCATGGCGGCACGATTACCGTAAATCATGCAGGTACGGGAAATGCCGGAACGTTACAAATTAATGCCTCATCCATCTCTGTCGATCGCCAGGGGTCGATTGCGGCAACCACGGCCTCTGGACGGGGGGGAAATGTGGAGTTGAACGTCCAGAATGCTTTGATTTTGACCAATAACGGTCGCATTAGTGTAGAAGCACTGGGTGATGGGGACGATGGCGGGAACGTGGCGATCGCGGCGAGTACGATTGTAGCCCTGGAAAATAGTTTAATTCGCGCCAATGCCGTCAGTGGCAAAGGGGGGAACATCAATATCGTCACCCAAGGTTTATTTCTCTCTCCTGAGAGTCAGATTAGCGCCAGTTCTGAGTTGGGTCTGGATGGCACAATCAACGTCCAAGAACCCGCTCTCGATCCAGCTTCAGGATTGGTAGAGTTAGCAGATAATCCTACCGATCCGAGCGATCGCATCGTCAGCGGCTGTACTGCACAAGAAGGAAGTCGCTTTGTACTCACGGGACGGGGGGGTTTGCCGGAAAATCCGAATCAACCCTTTATGGGATCGGCGGTTTGGCACGATTTGCGTCCGCTCGCCGTCGATGGAGAATTGCACAGCCCCCAGCCCGCCTCGCAGTCGCCGGTGGCAATCAAGGCGGAGCCACTGGTGGAAACAACCGGATGGGCGATCGACGATCGCGGCAATCTGGTGTTAACCGCTACACCGACAAACCGCTATCGGTTGTTCTCTGAGAGTTGTTCCACCTCTAGCCCGGATTGA
- a CDS encoding fatty acid desaturase family protein — protein sequence MTDRLLQSNPLTQSLHQVTADLQSIDPVPGLLRFTILGSLSLSLLLTAWTTSHPILFATTAILGGFLCGFWLICTHDMTHLTLTGWKTCDRLLPYLVSWPLFWPYGVYATLHPWHHAWNGINLRDPERVQWTEPEYQQAHPGVQFYIRHQWAIDITIFGGIGLILKTLLKGLQLQEQIPRLRQQLIRDILGSLSIHSLLLTGAYLQGKVLHYLLLWLILERAIGLVMQTRDHLEHYGLWGQSTTFLLTQLYAGRNIATHPLIGWLMGGLPYHAIHHAFPGIPFYHLSEACDRIQTLLKDHDLPPMKLDPGYLKSAYQLGKNSVLIPATDDPTPNRVSTH from the coding sequence ATGACCGATCGCCTCTTGCAATCCAATCCTCTCACCCAATCCCTCCACCAAGTCACCGCTGACTTACAGTCCATCGATCCAGTCCCGGGACTGCTCAGATTTACGATCCTCGGATCCCTCAGTCTCAGCCTCCTCCTGACAGCCTGGACGACATCCCACCCCATCCTCTTTGCCACCACCGCCATCCTCGGAGGGTTCCTCTGTGGATTTTGGCTAATTTGCACCCATGATATGACCCATCTCACCCTCACCGGCTGGAAAACGTGCGATCGCCTGCTTCCCTACCTAGTCAGTTGGCCCCTATTCTGGCCTTACGGCGTTTATGCCACCCTACATCCCTGGCATCATGCCTGGAATGGTATCAATCTGCGGGACCCGGAACGAGTGCAATGGACTGAACCCGAGTATCAACAAGCTCATCCCGGGGTGCAATTTTATATTCGCCACCAATGGGCGATCGATATCACCATTTTTGGCGGCATCGGACTCATCCTCAAAACCCTCCTCAAAGGACTCCAACTCCAAGAACAAATCCCCCGCCTGCGACAACAATTAATCCGGGATATCCTCGGCAGCCTAAGCATTCACAGCCTGTTATTAACCGGCGCTTATTTACAGGGAAAAGTGCTGCATTATCTTTTGTTGTGGCTCATTTTAGAACGGGCGATCGGACTGGTTATGCAAACCCGAGACCATTTAGAACATTATGGACTCTGGGGACAATCCACCACCTTTCTCCTCACCCAACTCTATGCCGGACGAAATATTGCCACCCATCCTCTGATCGGATGGTTAATGGGAGGATTGCCTTATCATGCCATTCATCACGCCTTTCCCGGCATCCCCTTTTACCACCTTTCGGAAGCCTGCGATCGGATTCAAACCCTTTTAAAAGACCATGACTTGCCCCCCATGAAACTAGACCCCGGTTATCTCAAATCCGCTTATCAGTTAGGGAAAAATTCCGTTTTAATTCCCGCCACTGATGACCCTACCCCCAACCGGGTGAGCACCCATTAA
- a CDS encoding nodulation protein NodZ — MTQYIVVKGTSGIGNRVFAVATGILYAQLSGRQLVVDWRDGSYSNTGTNLFFRYFDCPMAQSEEVLPVTDSIYPTPWQNQLHRSLGSLINESGLKCYQDLSFDVSRLDYPETIIVLSTYSHKINLMRPLFTGKASRFAAMNHLEILQEILQSNLKLKEDIQLQIEQFKREYFSDYMIAVHIRYSDMKVPLSEVEASLASIIRSVKFKHPNYKIFVATDSQEVLSSFKQKFSNIISTNKWFSTSGKRLHQNPEECQDLIQNGIEALVDLYLLAACDQFLFASRSSFGLLASLLMTNPKAIRHDIDRGKSLIKRVKLSLKNIAKKLNFSR, encoded by the coding sequence ATGACCCAGTATATTGTTGTTAAGGGAACATCCGGCATTGGTAATCGCGTTTTTGCAGTAGCAACCGGGATTTTATATGCTCAATTGAGTGGTCGCCAGTTGGTCGTTGATTGGCGGGATGGGAGTTATTCTAATACGGGAACCAACTTATTTTTTCGCTACTTCGACTGTCCGATGGCCCAGTCAGAGGAAGTGTTACCCGTAACGGATTCGATTTATCCGACCCCTTGGCAAAATCAACTCCATCGTTCTTTGGGGTCTTTAATCAATGAATCCGGTCTGAAATGCTATCAAGACCTGTCCTTTGATGTATCTCGTTTGGATTATCCAGAAACCATTATTGTCTTATCGACCTATAGCCATAAAATTAATTTGATGCGGCCTTTATTTACGGGGAAAGCCAGTCGGTTTGCCGCCATGAATCATCTGGAAATTCTCCAGGAGATTTTACAGTCTAACCTCAAATTAAAAGAAGATATTCAGTTGCAAATTGAGCAGTTTAAACGAGAATACTTTTCTGATTATATGATTGCGGTTCATATTCGTTATTCGGACATGAAGGTTCCTTTATCAGAAGTGGAAGCATCTCTTGCCTCAATTATCAGGTCAGTTAAATTCAAGCACCCCAACTATAAGATATTTGTAGCAACCGATTCTCAAGAAGTGCTATCTTCGTTTAAACAGAAATTCTCCAATATTATTTCCACGAATAAGTGGTTTTCTACTTCCGGAAAACGACTGCATCAAAATCCTGAAGAATGCCAGGACTTAATTCAAAATGGCATTGAAGCTCTTGTGGATTTATATCTACTGGCGGCTTGTGACCAATTCCTATTTGCATCGCGCTCATCTTTTGGGTTATTAGCTAGTCTGTTGATGACTAACCCCAAGGCGATTCGCCATGATATTGATAGAGGAAAGTCACTGATTAAACGAGTTAAATTGAGCTTAAAAAATATAGCTAAGAAACTTAATTTTTCCCGTTAA